A genome region from Bufo gargarizans isolate SCDJY-AF-19 chromosome 2, ASM1485885v1, whole genome shotgun sequence includes the following:
- the LOC122929276 gene encoding uncharacterized protein LOC122929276 produces MSSCEGFSGPSSGGGNGWHGVPGFPVTSSGQQLMTLVSFSVTPATWQAHGVVRPVIWLVGHSYIFWAAQRVECRPGGRSLGFREVEVDWRGLRGQRWSQVLPEVVEIGRRSVGPVILVLHAGGNDLCSQRMLELMALMRSDLERFPAFFPELVIGWSEVVPRVVWHGARDREAMEKCRKTLNARMSRFVRSKGGVVVRHWQLEGDNRSLMRPDGVHLTEIGLDIFLSGLRDGIEQAFSLLGGGRSPV; encoded by the exons GTTTTTCGGGACCTTCTTCCGGAGGCGGAAATGGATGGCATGGCGTGCCCGGATTTCCTGTGACGTCTAGTGGTCAGCAATTAATGACGTTGGTCAGTTTTTCGGTGACTCCGGCTACGTGGCAGGcgcatg GGGTCGTTCGTCCAGTGATCTGGTTGGTTGGACATTCCTACATCTTCTGGGCAGCGCAGAGGGTGGAATGCAGGCCTGGAGGTCGCAGCCTGGGTTTCAGGGAAGTCGAGGTGGACTGGAGGGGGCTTCGGGGCCAGAGATGGTCCCAGGTGTTGCCGGAGGTGGTGGAGATTGGTCGTAGATCGGTGGGGCCAGTGATACTGGTCTTACATGCGGGTGGGAATGACCTGTGTTCCCAGAGGATGTTGGAATTAATGGCGTTGATGAGGTCTGATTTGGAGCGCTTCCCTGCGTTCTTCCCGGAGCTGGTTATAGGGTGGTCAGAGGTAGTGCCAAGAGTAGTTTGGCATGGCGCCAGGGACAGGGAGGCTATGGAAAAGTGCAGGAAGACATTGAATGCCCGGATGTCCCGTTTTGTGCGTTCTAAGGGAGGGGTGGTTGTCCGACATTGGCAGTTAGAGGGCGATAATAGATCTTTGATGAGGCCAGACGGTGTGCACCTCACCGAAATTGGACTGGATATCTTTTTGTCCGGTTTGCGGGATGGCATCGAACAGGCTTTTagtttgctgggtggtggtcggagccctgtTTAA